The DNA segment CTCTCCTTTACCGAGGTTCGCGTGGCGATCTTTCCGTGAGCCAAGTGGTTGGAGGGAGTCGTTGACATGGAGAGCATAGAGGTGTTCTAGCCCCACAGTGTGATCAAATGCTTCTAATGTTTTGTTCCAGCCCGCTTCATCGCGGATGTCGTAGCCAGCGGCAAAGATATGGCAGGTGTCGATACAGACGCCGATTGGTACTTTGTCTTTGACGCGGTCGATGATGTAGCCGAGATGCTCAAAGCGGTAACCCATCGTGCTCCCTTGGCCGGCGGTGGCTTCAATGAGGAGGCGTAAAGAGTGGTTTTCCATCAGATCTTCAAGTTCAAGGAGGCTGTCGACGATCCGGTTTAAACAGTTTTCGTCGGTATCGCCTGTGGCGGCGCCGGGATGGAAGTTCATATAGGTGAGGCCAAGCTCTAGACACCGCTCGATCTCCTTTCGAAAGGCGTTGCGGCTTTTGAGGAGGAGCTCTTCTTTGTTGGAGCCGAGATTGATCAGGTAGCTGTCGTGGCTCATCACCTCGCGGATTCCTGTTGACTCGAGCGCTTCTCGCCAGAGGAGGAGGTCATCGGAGGTAAAGACGCGGCCATTCCACTGTTTTTGGTTGCTGGTGAAGATTTGGACGGTGGTGGCACCGATTTCTTGGCCACGAATAAGAGCATTGTGCACACCTCCTGCCATGGAGGTGTGCGCGCCAATTAAAAGGGCCCCTTCCATTTTAGTGGGTGTGTGCTAAGAATTCGCACACGAGGGCAATGTTAATCGGTAGGGGAAGGACAATCTGATCCGCTTCAGGGACAGAGAGGAGCTCCCCAGAAAATTTCTTCTCATCAAGAGAAAGGTATTCGGGGACAGTGATCGAGCTGTTTTCGATCGCTTCTTTGAGTCCCTTGATCTTTTGTGACTTTTCTTTGATCGAGATGGTCATTCCAGGTTTCACTTCAAAGGAGCGGATGTCCACTTTTTTTCCGTTGACGAGGATGTGGCCATGGGCAACGAGTTGTTGCGCTTGGAAAATGGTGGAGCCGAACTTGAGTCTATAGACAATGTTATCAAGGCGACACTCGAGTCTTTGAAGGAGGAGGTGAGCAGCATTTCCCTGCTTTTTGACCGCTTCGTGGTAGTAGCGGAGGACCTGCTTATCGGTCAGCATTCCGTAGACAGCTTTGAGTTTTTGCTTTTCCTCAAGCTGGATTCCAAAGTCAGACTTTTTCCGTCTTTTTGCCCCATGCATACCAGGGGGATTCGGCTTATGTAGTAATGGGTTGCGCAGACGCCCAAAGATGTTAACGCCAAAGCGACGAGCGATGCGGTTTTTCGGACCAGTATAACGTGACATTCATTTCTCCTTATAACACGTAAGACCACAATCATACTGCAAATGACAAATTTTAGGCAAGACCCACTTGTCTAAATTTTGTTTTTTGGCTAAACTTAGCCCATTATGGATTACGAAGTTATTGCATTTTATATTTTAAAGCCGATTGAAGAGCCCCGCCGAGAGATCAAAAGGTGGAAAAAGTTTTTGGAAACCCTCGATGGCAAAGGGCGGATCTACATCAATAAAAAGGGGATCAACGCTCAGATGAGCCTTTTCAAAGAAAACCTTACCCCTTTTTCCGATTGGCTCCTAAAAGATTACCCAAATACCGAGGTCAAAGTGCAGCGCTACCAGGAACATGCCTTTGCTAAGCTGACGGTCAAGTACCGGGAACAGCTTGCGGCGATGGATAAGGACTACGACCTTTCTCAGGGAGGGACCCATCTCTCGAGCGCCGAGTGGGCCAAAATGATCGAAGAGCGGGATGAAGATACGGTGATCCTCGATGTCCGGAACGACTATGAGTGGGAAGTGGGCCACTTTGAAGGGACTGAAAAGCCCACCTTCGAAACCTTCCGCGAATTTCCCAAGTATGTTGAAGAGATGAGCAAAGAGCGCGATCCCAAGAAAACCAAGGTGATGATGTACTGCACGGGAGGGATCCGGTGTGAGCTCTACTCGTGTCTCTTTAAGGAGCAAGGGTTTGAAGAAGTCTATCAGCTCGATGGTGGAGTGATCAAATATGGACAGGAGCAGGGGAACAAACACTGGAAAGGGAACCTCTTTGTCTTTGATGATCGTCTCGTGGTCCCGATTGCCGATGAGGAAAATGAGGTGATCAGCAGCTGTAAACATTGTGGCACCAAGATCGATACCTACTATAACTGTGCCAATATGGACTGTAACGATCTCTTTTTGAGTTGTCTAGATTGCGCAGAAAAGATGAAAGGGTGTTGCACCGATGCTTGCATTGAAGCTCCTCGGAGACGTCCCTTTACGCCGACTGCACACCCCAAGCCCTTCCGAAAGCTACCTCACGAAGAAAAGATTTGTGCTCCGTCATAGGGAGACTTCAGCTCAATTTGACCTATCTTTTTGGCTCTGGCCTCACCTCAAAGTCTCGCCTTGTCTGTTGGACAATGTTCTCGACCTTTCGAGAACGCCAGAACCAAATATCTAGGCGCAAACTGTCTTAAAGTCTTCCTGTGACGGAGCACTACCCTTCGTCAGGATGCTTCTTCTTGTCAATAAGCTCTAGAGCTGCAGACTTTAGGGTCTTCAATCCTTCCTCAAACCCCACTTCGACAAGGAGCTGGTCAAGGTAGCGCATTTCTGCTTGCAGTTGATCGCACATTGACTCGAGTTTGGCGATCTTTTTAAGTAGTTTTTCTTCTTCCACAGTGGGCCTCCTTCACATGTTATACATGCAAAAAGCGTGCCAACTGGATTATTCTGATTCGAAGTCGAGGAGAGCTTGCTTAAGCTTAAGGGAGTAGGCAAAACCACCAATTGTCCCGTCACCTTGGATGATCCGGTGGCAGGGAATGACGAGGGGAAAGGGGTTTTTATTGCAAACATTGCCGATTGCCCGGGCACCTTTTGCTGACCCCGCAAGGGCAGCAATTTCCCCATAGCTTGCCACCTCTCCAATCGGAACTGAGCGAATTGCTTGCAATCCTTTGATGGTAAAAGGGGTGAGAGAGGAAAAATCGAGGGGAAGTTCCGGCCCTTTTTCCCTGTTAAGATAGGCGCTTATCCAAGCGTCGATCTCATCATGGAGACCGTTGGTTTCATAATGGAATGTTTTGGCAAGGGAAAGGGTGATACGGGTAATGAGCCCTCTTTCAACTTGAAAGAGGGCTGCAATAGAAGGAGTTTTAATCGCGGTGGAGAGCACGGTCATTCATAATCGCGATGTTTTCTTCCATCTCGTAGAGTTCCCGGTACTTTTCTTTCGTAACGAGTTGATCGTTATAGTAGTAGCGGGTCCGAGACATTCCATCGAAGAAGACGATCGAAGGGCCATGCTTTTGCCCATCCATCCACTCGGTTTCTTCGACAACGGTCTCTCCATCAACGAAGTGACGCTCGGTGCCATCTTTCCGGCCCTGGTAGTAGTTGATTTCCAGGTAGCGGCACCCATTTTGGTAGTAGGTGGCTCGGCCATGGAGAAGGTCCCGCTCATAGGTTTCGACCGAAATCGGCTCGCCAGAAGGGGCAAAGACCTTCTTTTCTCCATGGACGAGTCCGCCAGAAAGGGGAAGGACTGTATGGGGAATGCCATGGGGGTGGAAGGTTTCTCGAAGGACGGTGAATCCTCCTTCCATCTTCTCTTGGAGGATCACATTTTCATGCTCATCGCGGATGGTCCGGGTTCCCGTTCCTTTGATGACACGGTGTTCGGCTTCATTCCGCTTGTTATAGTACTCTCCCTCAAGGAGCTCTTCGTTATGATACTCCTCAACGCTCATGGGAGTTCCACTTTGGAACCACTTGGTGAGCTTGACATGGGAAGGGGAGAGGAAAACCTCTTCTTTCTGCGGGATGCCGCGGATGTCATAAGAGGTTTTCTTGACGAGGTTTCCCCGCTCGTAGATGCTCTCTGACTCGTTGGTATTGGAGTGGGGGTAGGTATAGGTTGTAGGCCCATGGAGTCTTCCATCTTCGTAGGAAGAGGTGACGGTCACTCCATTTCGAAGGGTGGTGATCACTTGACCGGGATAGCCAGTCGACTCCCATTCCTCTTTTGAAACGTCATACCCATACTTATGGATATAGCGCTTAGAGACAACGTTTTCGTTTTGATCTTTGCTTGAGTTTTGGCAGCCAAACATCAGTAGACCAGAAGATGCGAGAAGTAAGAGACGTTTCATCGTTAACCTCGTTAGATTGCTTTTCCTCCAAACCTATCAGACTTGGAAAATAAAATCACCCATTCTTTCATTGACGAACCGGATCATCCGTTCATGTTCTTTGTCAACTTGAGGTTGCTCAATGGTTTGCCGATCGTTTCGATAGACAAAACGGAAGGTGACATTTTTTCGGTCTTTCCCAATTTTTTCACTTTCGTAAAGGTCGAGAAGATAAAACTCTTTCAAGAGTTTGGAAGGGAACGCTTTTAAGACGTTGGAAAAAGAGCCCATCGGGACATCATGTTGCACCGTCACCGTCCAATCCCGTTCCGATCCAGGGAATTGAGGGAGGGGAGTCATCTTCTTTTCTTTGCCCCGCACCTCTATCAAGTCGTGGAGGTCGATCTGGGCAAAGAAAATCCGTTCTTCGATGCCGAGTCGTTCTAAGCGGCTCGGGTGGACCTCTCCTAAAACTCCGAGGCGCAAATCGCCGATTGAGAGGGTCGCTTGCTTGCCGGGGTGAAAGCTTTTGAGTCTTGAAGGCTCAAACTGTGCCCCTTTCACATCAAAAGCGGTTAAAAGGTTTTCCAAAATTCCCTTCAGATCGAAGAAGTCGACCGCTCCTGGTTTACTCTCAAAGTGGTGAGGGGTCCGCTTTCCTGTTAAAAGAATGGCGGCTGTTAAACGTTCTTGAAACCCTTTCCCTTCTTTAAAGTGGATCCGCCCGACTTCAAAAGCAGAAAGGTTGTGATTTTTTCGGTCGAAGTTGTGTTTGACCGCTTGGAGCATTCCTGGAAGAAGGGACATGCGCAAAATCGACTGGTCGACCGAGCTCGGTTTTAAGACGTGAATTTCCTCTTTTTCTCCCAGCTGTTTTTCTAAACAAAGGTTAGACAGTTCAGAGCTGATCAAGTCGCACGTTAAAAACTCCTGGAGGCCGGCGCCAATGAGTCTTTCCCGCACCTCTTTTTTCATCAGATAAATGGGA comes from the Candidatus Neptunochlamydia vexilliferae genome and includes:
- a CDS encoding deoxyribonuclease IV, with the translated sequence MAGGVHNALIRGQEIGATTVQIFTSNQKQWNGRVFTSDDLLLWREALESTGIREVMSHDSYLINLGSNKEELLLKSRNAFRKEIERCLELGLTYMNFHPGAATGDTDENCLNRIVDSLLELEDLMENHSLRLLIEATAGQGSTMGYRFEHLGYIIDRVKDKVPIGVCIDTCHIFAAGYDIRDEAGWNKTLEAFDHTVGLEHLYALHVNDSLQPLGSRKDRHANLGKGEIGIKCFEVMMTHPKLRHLPKYLETPNGDKMWKDEIALLRSYAKVPKKS
- the rpsD gene encoding 30S ribosomal protein S4, coding for MSRYTGPKNRIARRFGVNIFGRLRNPLLHKPNPPGMHGAKRRKKSDFGIQLEEKQKLKAVYGMLTDKQVLRYYHEAVKKQGNAAHLLLQRLECRLDNIVYRLKFGSTIFQAQQLVAHGHILVNGKKVDIRSFEVKPGMTISIKEKSQKIKGLKEAIENSSITVPEYLSLDEKKFSGELLSVPEADQIVLPLPINIALVCEFLAHTH
- a CDS encoding rhodanese-related sulfurtransferase, translated to MDYEVIAFYILKPIEEPRREIKRWKKFLETLDGKGRIYINKKGINAQMSLFKENLTPFSDWLLKDYPNTEVKVQRYQEHAFAKLTVKYREQLAAMDKDYDLSQGGTHLSSAEWAKMIEERDEDTVILDVRNDYEWEVGHFEGTEKPTFETFREFPKYVEEMSKERDPKKTKVMMYCTGGIRCELYSCLFKEQGFEEVYQLDGGVIKYGQEQGNKHWKGNLFVFDDRLVVPIADEENEVISSCKHCGTKIDTYYNCANMDCNDLFLSCLDCAEKMKGCCTDACIEAPRRRPFTPTAHPKPFRKLPHEEKICAPS
- a CDS encoding methylated-DNA--[protein]-cysteine S-methyltransferase — translated: MTVLSTAIKTPSIAALFQVERGLITRITLSLAKTFHYETNGLHDEIDAWISAYLNREKGPELPLDFSSLTPFTIKGLQAIRSVPIGEVASYGEIAALAGSAKGARAIGNVCNKNPFPLVIPCHRIIQGDGTIGGFAYSLKLKQALLDFESE
- a CDS encoding toxin-antitoxin system YwqK family antitoxin, with protein sequence MKRLLLLASSGLLMFGCQNSSKDQNENVVSKRYIHKYGYDVSKEEWESTGYPGQVITTLRNGVTVTSSYEDGRLHGPTTYTYPHSNTNESESIYERGNLVKKTSYDIRGIPQKEEVFLSPSHVKLTKWFQSGTPMSVEEYHNEELLEGEYYNKRNEAEHRVIKGTGTRTIRDEHENVILQEKMEGGFTVLRETFHPHGIPHTVLPLSGGLVHGEKKVFAPSGEPISVETYERDLLHGRATYYQNGCRYLEINYYQGRKDGTERHFVDGETVVEETEWMDGQKHGPSIVFFDGMSRTRYYYNDQLVTKEKYRELYEMEENIAIMNDRALHRD